From the genome of Molothrus aeneus isolate 106 chromosome 12, BPBGC_Maene_1.0, whole genome shotgun sequence:
TTTTTCTTGGAGTTAGtcctgaaaatgttttattatggTGGTAAAGGTGTAAAGACTCAGTTTTAGCTAATAACAAATTCATTCATTTTACTACCAGAAAGTTAGTTTAGGATGTTCCATGATGTCAGtaactaatttaaaaatgtaaaaggtAGCTCTCGCTGCGACACCAGGCTTACAAGATACTAAACCCACTTCTGTTGCCTCCCTGCTTTTAACTGGCAAGAGTCTCCAGTACTCTACAGCCTTCAACTGCTGCCTGCAAAAGAAGCAATGTAACTTCAGCAAAGGTGGAGTATTCAGCATGTAAAGCTTCTGATTTAATGGGCGGGGAAAAACGAGTTACCCATTTTGTGATTAGACAGACACCCAGCAGCCTAAACCAGCAGTGGATACTGTGAAACACCACAGGAACTGCAGACTGGTGAATACACagttctctctccctcctttttcatGAGTTAAGTCTCCCACATGCAGCTGGATAGGATAAAACTCCATATACAGAATAATCCTTAAGCGGTATATGCAATAAGGCACCTGCTTATAACAgatttttcattccttctggGCTGAGATCACTGATTCAGTTTTTAAACTTAGAGAAAATCTCTCTGGTGTCTCATAACTCTAGAAAGACTGCTTTCTGATTACATCAGAATGCCAAATTGTCAGCTTCTTTCTGTGTATCAGAAATTTCAGGAAGGTTAAGAAGATCAGAAGAAACAGCCTTTTATATCTCCCAGAGTACAACCAAACAAATGGGCCAGTATTATTTCAGTACAAATTACTCCAATTATACTAGGATAACGATAAGAAAAGTACTATGCCACCAAATATTGGGACAATCAGAGAATCTTTTTCAAGCAGTTTGCATTCAATATTCTTTTATTCTCAGTACAGTGCACAGCTCAGTTCTAACTGTCTGCACTTCTACGTATCTAAAGTCTGCATTTCAAAATGCTCTAAATACAACAGTACAGTAGCTACACTTTCTGAAGCTCATACCATGATTTTGGATAAGATTTCACATAGGAACAGAGTCCCAGTTTTTGTCTTTTGAGATGCTGTTCTGTTATTTCTTGTGTGTTGTGCATGAAGATTATCCATGAAGAAGTGTTTCTATCTTTGTAATGATGAAATAGTTTGTCCTATGCTTTTCTTTACAATGGAGAGCTCTCCTTTTTCCACCAGAATgtgtaaattaaaattataattagaGATTTCTGATTGCTTAACTATGTAATTATCTATTGATGGCTAGGAAACAGCAATAGGAGGAAACCACTTCTCCCTACTTCTTACCATCTGGAACCATTTGTTATGCTGGCTTCTTCACACTACATATTTTATCTCATAAAAAATTGCACCAGGGAGGATCCCTATTGCTGCCTACTTATGCAGTCTTTCAGCATTTCATTTAGTTTTTGAAGAATAATAATTTCAGGATCAAGACAGCTGGAAATGACTGTGGCAGGCAAGCTACTGAGTAAAATGGTGATATAGATACAATTTAATTCACATAGCTTCAATCTAGTTTCTTGCCATTCTGCTTGATTTCCCCTACATATGTGTCAGCACTACCAGTAGAAGTACGAGGCTGGCCTTATGTGAAATACATAACAATAAATGTATTtacataaatacatttaaagtaCATTTTGATGTTTAGAGAAGTTTGTACCTGCAAGGGATCCTGGCATTTACAGGAGGAATGGAGGATCTTCTGACTAAAGGGCTGAAGAAGCTGTACACTGAAAACATAACTTGAGTTAAACCAGTAACTCTCTTCGTGTTTTGGGTTGAAGTGTAATACATCCTTGGCTCTGCAGCTGTACATCTTTCCCCAAGTGTTAGGGCTGCATCTAGTTCAGTTCAGATGTGACCTTAAACTATGCTCACTGGACTAGCTACAGTGTCGCATGGAGGGACAATCCATATGCTTTGCTCCTTCAGTTCgcttttcagctttttgttGGCTGGACTGCTTCGGCATTACAAGTCACCGATAAAGTGTATTGCAGGATATATTCTGCTGACTTTAATAAGAAACCAAGATGACTGACATGACTTTTGTCTCTTTTCTCCAGAAATCTCAAAACCACCATTAGCACCAAAACCAAAGATTATTGGTCATCTTTCTCCAGCACCTGTCTCCAAATTTTCTCCTTCACTGCCAAGAGCTGATATTCTTCATCACCCGAACTCTCTGTCTAGGGGTCCCAAACCACCTATTGCTCCCAAGCCAAAATTCTCAGCTGACACTGAGGGCAAATCCAGTGTTTCTAAcaacaataatttaaataaatgtgcAAATGGGAAACTGCTGTGTCTTGGTGGAGAACTGTGTGAAGGAAACCAATGCAATGCTGATTGCCTAGGATCTGAGGCAGATAATGAATACATTGTATTTCCTGAAGCTCAGCTGCCCAGCAAAGACTCTAATGATTTGGAGCATGAGCATGATCAAAACTTAGATTCCTCTGTGGAAAATGAAGTCTCAGAAACTCCAGAAAAGGTAGAGAAGGAAGAGGATAACATTGCTAGTGATGTGAATACCAGTAATCAAGAAGTCTTCGGAGATGAGCTCTGTAACTCTTCAGATACTGCTGAACCAAGGGAaccagactctgaggagtcatcCAGAGACTGTGACCAGTCCAAAGCACTTTGTGAGGAGCCATTAGATGCCCCAGACAGGGATAACAATGCTACCAGGAATGTAGATGAAGTTGAGGATTTTGTAGGTGATTGTACTGAAACCAAAAACAGGCAAGAAACTTCTTACAACCTGGAACTGGTCAAGAACAGTAGTGATTGTGAGACTGACAGTGATAACATTTTGAATACAGATGAGAAAGTAATGGATGATACTTGTAGAGATACCATTGCAATGCCACTGCCTGCAGATGAATCAATCCCAGCTTGTGAGAATGTAGGGCAAGAGGAGGAACTGCCTGAGATTTTAGAAATGGCAGATGGGTGTCTAGCACAAAATGATGACTGCAGTGTGCATGCAGAGCTTGATTTGAACATGGAATGGGACTTAGAAAATGATGACTGTGCAAACCCTGACATGCTGCCTGAGGATGCCAGTGAAGAAACAGGTCCTGACTTAGAACTGTGTGGAGATGAACGTGGTGCCAAAAACAGTTTAGCAGAGTTCACCCatcaagcagcagctgaagaggAGGAAGTAGACCCAAATGAGCACAATAATACAAACACAGGAAATGCCAGTGATGGCTGCCAGATCGCTGAGAGGAAAAGTGAGAAGACATCAGAGGTAGCCTGTGAAGCAAGCAAAGTCTctgggaaagaggaagaagaaactgtgaaTGCAGAGAATATGGATGACGGGTGTCAGATTGCACCTTGTGAGAATGAATGTCACGAGGAAATACCTGTGGAACATTCAATTGAGAATCTTCAAACAGAAGAAGCCTCTCTGCATGAAGATGGCATGATTTCTGATAGTCTACCTTGTAggccagggatggagccagaGGTAGAAGCTGTAACTGTTGAAGAGGATAATGAAAATACTGTGGAAGCCTCTAAGTCAGAGGAGTTGCAACTCAAAGACAATGAGGTGGAAGCAAACAGCCTCAGCAAAAGTGTCCCAAGTTCGCCTGAAGAGGTCCCACTTGAGGACAACTTAGAAATCTGTAAGCATGGCAAAATTAATGTAGAATGTGGGACCAAACGTGTTTTGCATGAAAATCTAGCAGTCCCTGAAGTGGTCATTGTGACTGATGAATTGGAGGAAAGAGAAACTAGCAGTGATTCCCTAGATGATCCTTATGTGCttcctgaagaaaatgaaattgtcCATGATGTGCAGACTGATTTAGGAGCTGATCACAGTAAAAAGGGTGAATTAGGCATGGATGGTGAAAACAACTTGCTGCCCATTGATTGTAAAAGTATTGTCACTAGAACACGATCTCTCTCTGGGAGAATGCCAGGCTATGTCCCAGAAACTGTTCCAGAAGAAACTGGACCTGAAACTGATTTGCCCTCTTCCCGAAATGGCTGTGGGACAGAAGACTTGAGCAATAATTCCGTTTCATTGGAAGGAAAACCAGTGGAAGCCAACAGGGCTTTACCAACCAAGTCAAGACGCTTTCTTTTATATCCTCGATCTTATTCTGTTGAAGGGAGAGAGATACCTATCTCTGTTTACAGAGAAAGTGATGTCTGTGTACTGGATGGTGTTAGAATAAAAAGGACAGAAGATAACTTGTCCTTGCCTTGTGTCAATGGTTCCTCAGGTAGTTTTTCCCAGCAAAATCATCTCTCATCATGTGGCATATCTACTCCATCCTCAGTTGTTGATATACCACCTCCGTTTGAACTTGCCTACATCACCAAAAagccaatcactaaaagttcaCCTTCCCTTTTGATAGAGAATGACTCACCTACTAAgtattccaagaaaaagaagtcTTCTTTTAAGAGGTTTCTTACTCTAAAGTTCAAGAAGAAAAGTGAGAATAAAGTTCACGTAGATGTTAATGTTTCTTCTTCAAGGTCCTCATCAGAGTCCAGCTATCATGGGCCTCCTAGGCTGATGGAGCTGGAAGGAAGGAGCCTAAGTAGCTCACCTCAACTAAAATCGCATGTGGGTAAGCTCCGTGCATCTGAGTCTCCCTCAGCTGTTCTTTTCTATAAGGATGGTAAAAGAAAAGGAACGCTCAAGTCCTTCAGCAGGAGTGTGTCAAGGGTGGAGTCCTTTGAGGACCGGTCCAGACCTCCTTTCATGCCACTGCCATTAACGAAACCTAGGTCTATTTCTTTTCCCAATGCTGACACATCTGACTATGAGAACATTCCTGCTATGAGTTCTGACTATGAAAACATACAAATTCCTCCTCGGAGATCCACCAGAACAGGAACCTTTACCGAGTTTTTTGAAGATCCCAGCAGGGCATTATCTGCTGCTAATGAGAATGATGGCTATGTGGATATGAGCAGCTTCACTGGCTTTGAAAACAAGCAGCAAACCACAGACCAGGAAACAGAAAGGTACTGTAATAAATTATTATGTAAGACCTGCTAGCCTTGGCCAAACAAGCAAGGCCTTCCCTCCTAGGTATTCTAGGCAGATTGTCCATGTTGGCTGACTTACACCCCTCTCGGGAAATGCTTACAAGAAAGATTGGAAGAATACAAGATAAGCCTTtatcagtgaaaaaaataaaagacatcAAATTAATTCCTTACTTTGTAAATGAATAGTGGGTCTGGATCCTATGATTTGCAGGTAGAAACCAAAgaatattcaaaaatatttggtttatcCAGTGGATCTAATTTTTGTGGCTGgcaggggaaatggggagagtTTGCTTTGTTCTTCAGTAAGAAAGGTTTCTCACTTCTTGACTGAATGAAAAGAGAGCCTATATGCTGGAAGGGGccctgcttctttttttaattcctgtaaATTTCTCAAAACAATAATATATACAGAATTTATGTTTCAAAGTCCATCAGTTAAATATAGAccagaaaatcccaaatcaTGAACTAATCAGACTGGACATTGAATTTTAGAAGTTGCTTTAAGGACTGTCATGGCCCTTGGACAGAGCTGCTAAATTATAAATGAATTAAATACTTCTGAAATCATATGCACTGCTAACATTAATAACAACCTTTCACCCCATTCCATCAGGTTATTTGCAAacatgaaaatgtctttttcaaaGGAATGTAGGAGCAATGCATTCAACACCTTTGAATTTGAACTTGCTGTCAAATTATAGCACACAATCAGTGGAATGCAGAGATGTAAATAAGAAGAGTGTTTTCTATTAAGTTT
Proteins encoded in this window:
- the FGD5 gene encoding FYVE, RhoGEF and PH domain-containing protein 5, with protein sequence MNNAEISKPPLAPKPKIIGHLSPAPVSKFSPSLPRADILHHPNSLSRGPKPPIAPKPKFSADTEGKSSVSNNNNLNKCANGKLLCLGGELCEGNQCNADCLGSEADNEYIVFPEAQLPSKDSNDLEHEHDQNLDSSVENEVSETPEKVEKEEDNIASDVNTSNQEVFGDELCNSSDTAEPREPDSEESSRDCDQSKALCEEPLDAPDRDNNATRNVDEVEDFVGDCTETKNRQETSYNLELVKNSSDCETDSDNILNTDEKVMDDTCRDTIAMPLPADESIPACENVGQEEELPEILEMADGCLAQNDDCSVHAELDLNMEWDLENDDCANPDMLPEDASEETGPDLELCGDERGAKNSLAEFTHQAAAEEEEVDPNEHNNTNTGNASDGCQIAERKSEKTSEVACEASKVSGKEEEETVNAENMDDGCQIAPCENECHEEIPVEHSIENLQTEEASLHEDGMISDSLPCRPGMEPEVEAVTVEEDNENTVEASKSEELQLKDNEVEANSLSKSVPSSPEEVPLEDNLEICKHGKINVECGTKRVLHENLAVPEVVIVTDELEERETSSDSLDDPYVLPEENEIVHDVQTDLGADHSKKGELGMDGENNLLPIDCKSIVTRTRSLSGRMPGYVPETVPEETGPETDLPSSRNGCGTEDLSNNSVSLEGKPVEANRALPTKSRRFLLYPRSYSVEGREIPISVYRESDVCVLDGVRIKRTEDNLSLPCVNGSSGSFSQQNHLSSCGISTPSSVVDIPPPFELAYITKKPITKSSPSLLIENDSPTKYSKKKKSSFKRFLTLKFKKKSENKVHVDVNVSSSRSSSESSYHGPPRLMELEGRSLSSSPQLKSHVGKLRASESPSAVLFYKDGKRKGTLKSFSRSVSRVESFEDRSRPPFMPLPLTKPRSISFPNADTSDYENIPAMSSDYENIQIPPRRSTRTGTFTEFFEDPSRALSAANENDGYVDMSSFTGFENKQQTTDQETESAYTEPYKVCPVSVTPMEVVTSDEEQKSSEDDESSLGDPSLTNKKEGQSRAYLIAQELMSSEKVYVEMLQLLRMDFYEGILKVLGDDDENEQEEVKLKQGLSELPEIYELHQDILEELEERVLKWDEHQKVADVFLSRKSRLHHHSAFIMQFDRNLALLDEMCLKYSQLATMIQEFEQSSSDSPYSVKHQLLKVVHRVFQYRVMLTDYLNNLCPDSTEYEATQAALFIVSEIMDQANDSMLQAENLQKLVHIEHSVRGQSGLLQPGRIFVKEGTLMKVSGKNRHPRHLFLMNDVLLYTYPQKDGKYRLKNTWAVSGMKVSRPVIEKAQNILKIEYDEHCLTLSASSCSERDDWYSCITKHIPDDCKAHKTSTFHSSVELRERLGIPLGERPPTLVPVSHVMMCMNCGCDFTLTLRRHHCHACGKIVCRNCSRNKYPMKYLKDQAAKVCDSCYVELKKRERPLSVSFPPASSRCSSSAFSSVFHNIHYSSFKKQKKIPSALMEVAASGEGATISGYLSRCKGGKRHWKKRWFVIKGKVLYTYLANEDKVATESLPLLGFTIAPEKEEGSMDTVFHLYHKQTLFYSFRAEDNNSAHRWIEAMEEASIL